The segment TTGCACTTGAACCGCGATAACTGCAATTATCTGCACTTTTCCAATCGGTACTTACTCTTCAGCGGGATAGAAGATTCCAGCGGTGGCAATTTCGGTAATAATTTGCTCAGGTGCTCGCTTGATTTGCTCCTCGGTGCGGCTGGCCTCTGCAGTGCGCCTTTGTTCCTCATTGTGACACAAAATCAGCGACATGTACTGACGCTTAATTCGGGTGGTCAAACCATATTCGTGATTGTTCCAAAACAGATCTAGCAGGGCCGAATAGCTTATCTGGGTAGGATCGTAATGAATTTCAATCACTTCCGTGTGATCGCCCCTgtttataaagaaaaattagTCAACTATTGTGGAAGACCAGCAACCACTAACTTACATATTTTTGTACACTGGGGAGCCGGTTGTGCCACCGGAATATCCAACAGAAGTTCTCAGAACACCGAGGGTGGCTCCAAACAACGAGTCGCAACCCCAAAAGCATCCCATTCCGAATGTGGCTTTCTCGAAGGGAGTGCTCACGACATGCAAGGGTTGGCGGTCCAATTTAGCTACCTTTTCGGTGAAACCCAGATTTTTCtgtgaaatgaaaaagaaaacacaTTTAACAGTAGATCTTTAAAACTATAATCTTTTGAACTTACCGTTACAACCATCTTAACAAATTAGTTTGCACTTCAAGTTCTTCGAATATGAAATGAAATAGTTAAAGTTAAAGCTCTAACAGTTTCAGAAGTTGAAAGCGAATTGAGTGGCAATCAACTGAGCTGCTTCAATTTATATACCATTGGCTCGTCTCGCGGCGCTCGAGAAAATGTAATgttatcaatttttttaaaaaatcctaTTCTTCACTACTACACAGTCATCATCACCGTGACTCTAGTGCGCTACCAAGAGATCGTTGTCTGAAAAGCGTGTTTATTACTATACACTAAATACACTGTATACATGTTTTGATTGATCGAAGCCGGTCCTGCTCGCGTACATACAGCATACTTCCGCTGCTTGATATTGTGAATATGGTGGTAGTTTCATACATTCATTCAAAGAGGAGAGATCGTTTCCCCTACTACATGGCATGAAATATTTCATCTTGTATGCTAGATATAATACCGGTCAAATGTAAGTTGGATTCGTTTATCCAATGTATTATTCTATAATACAATCTTTTCATGATCATAATTAATATAGTCCAATCTTTGTAATATTCTGCAAACCTTAATTGAAGCCAGTGTAGCCATGTCATGGAGGATTTCATCCCAAGTTTAAACCAAACATTCCTTGAAACCCTCAACCCTCTATACGCGTACCGTTTAAAATCCGATGCTGCGGAAAGAATGACCATTAAAGTGAACTGGAATGCCATAAACGGACTGCAACAATCAAAAAGGTTTATAGAACCAAacatcagaaaaaaaaaacaaatactgCTTAGGCTCAATAAAAAAGACCTAAGTGCAACGACAAATAATTTTTGAACACATCACCAGTGTCTTGCTTGATTCATAGGCTGAAATAGAATCGGCCTGGAATTAATACGGTTGATCACCGGACAGCTTCAAGGCCAATGAGAGCATGCGATTCTCCAAAACATGGTCGATATACTTGTCACTAATGTTCATTTATAATTAAGTtcaaggaaaaggaaaaagtgCTAAAACAGTAAACAAAGTAAAACCGTTTCCCAAACCATCACTCTCGACAAGTTTTGATGTCATTCAATAGTCATTTTATTTATTGGAATATCTTGTATGCCTGAATATTTGGTTgattagggtagttgatccaatagttgtggtagtaccaatagttgcgcttcTATCCGGCTTTCCACgtgcgataatggcggatattgagcacaagtgggcacaatcttttgacattcattgcaagagcgtcgagttcgccctgacggagttactatggaaacatccatgattgtttgttgttcgagtgtaaaaatgtaaacattgttaaaTTTTACAGATCAGCTGAACTGCaaactaaacggattcaaattttaatagtggtttgcggccataatttgctgaaggcactggctcagaatactttttcacaatcgtgcgaattaaacattccaAATATtgcacattaacgcaaacattaacttcatgttggtcgagtCGTTGTCAAGTTTGCGTTTAAAGTTTGCGAAAACTacaaagccacaatccataaaacttcttgtccgttcaattatgttcctcgttagctgatctgcaaaattgaacaatgtttacatttttacattcgtaCAACAAaaaatcatgaatgtatccatagtaactccgtcaggacagggcgaactcgacgctcctgcaatgaatgtcaaaagattgtgcccacacatcgctcgtggaaagctggataggcgctcatttctttagttgcgctactatgtTTTTACCTAGCAACCTACTAATGTATAGAGTAGGGCtgggcataagtgcgatatttaaaattgtcatcaattttcgtgagatataaagaaggtaAACAacgtaatatattttatagtgatgcagtaactcaatgtcttcacattcaactataaatcatctgcggtaatagtgttttgcaaaataaattcttctttcttctgatcaagtgcagattcgcacttttaccccactagcggggcaaaagtgcgaataccgcggggtaaaagttcgaagctagaatccatgaaattaaccCAGTAGTagcttgaccaaactcgtgattttagtcatgaccttgaaatgcggtcaggcatatattaatattttttgaaacgatgattctacaattgatgaagggacggtaagggaaagtaattaagaaggattttttaggaatggaggggaaagagtggaaaggaagggggaataggtagctacgcttaacaagttgtcattgtgactcctatcttttgtccaatgctggaaggtgcatgggtcgaaccaagcactctgattatagcttggttcgacccatgcaccttccagcattggacaaaagataggagtcacaacgacaacttattaagcatagttacctattaccccccccccccccttcctttccaccctttcccttcattcccgaaaaaaccgtcccttcatcaattgtagaatcatcgtttcaaaaaaatattaatatatagaatgccagtgtcgctgcagtgtgcgtggtaaacatcacacatgctcagataatttatatacattatatatgcatatgtgtgtgtgcctgagattcatcaaaaggggaatctcattgtcaaactttgacaactagtttaaaatttcaaatatggctgccaggtaatgtgattggaaacttcgcttgcttcaaatttctgaaaaaatcggtgcaaaagggcgcagttgtgggattcaattcatccggacgaaagaaaaagaacgtctaaaaacatttcactggcatgaaaacacagcgatgagcacactgatgacagcaccaaccagcgcacagataaagaacagataaataacaatgtgcaactttgacaatgaagctcccgattcacagacttgatacagagtcctgtagaaaaacagcgacactggcattctatatatattgattctactcgttggatagataaaatgaccagcaatttcatGGAGAGAGTAAGAGAGTATTTTATGGAggacgtaagaggggggctcttatacaaatgaaacacaaatttcctcaaaactcgagaaataatcaagcaaatggaaccaaatttggcatgtgggggttttcgtaggcaggatttttttctatggtgtactgagaccccttccacttctaagagagcgggctccaatacaaatttcctcataactcgagagctaattaagcaaatggaaccaaatttggcctttgggggtttttggaggcatgaatttattttatgatggtttgagaccccttacccatGTGgacaaggactctcatacaaataaaacagaaatttttgcgtatgtgccatattttctgctatgtaacaaacggtgagctgtgaaagtaaagtaGTAAAaactttcgtacaacccttaggtctgtataccttgtagtttctTTCTATCTCTGTCTCTTTCACTCTGTCTATATGTCTGtttgatttgatttaatttGATTAATCATAAAAAGTTTAAACCACCCTAATAAGAAATCATTAGTCTTTTATCCTTGTTAAAGATTTAGAGTTCTTTTGCTAATAATATATAAAATAGATAATCTCATTAATAAAACTAATATGCTCGGTAATGAAATATGAGTACGATTGAGTGCTTTAAATATCTTACTCagcgaaaaacaagagaaattacCGAATGCTGCCGAAAATGCGATCTACAATTGTGCAACCCCTAAGACAAACTCTGTCCAATCCCCTCGAACGCAAACGTAAGAAGTTTCATTCTGAGCTTCATTCGTATACAAACATCATTCATCTAATTTCATTAGTATGAgtactaaagaaactgactaaagaaaagacactggagctcagtcactcacggcctcctgtcatcattaaacctgatttgctcaacgatgattgttgtgcgtgactctgttcaaagttgctaggaaaagttcgaacaatatttttttcgagttcaacatttaggcgattttataaactgtacgatacaaatttgattgcctgatgttttcgttaggcagcacggatcgatttcgtgatgatacgatgatatttgttgccgtttgcttgcagtcattattttctgccgcgttcatcgactgatactccgcaagttttcgagcaaaagattcagaaggtttcatcgagattcatgcgcacttggtttcgacgaatggAATATGAGTGCCTTTGTcagttctttagtcagtttctttaatgAGTACTCATTTCATTCATTCAATACACTTTTTGCATTCAGCTTATTTAGCGTTAGCCAATTCTGTTCGACACCCCAATGAAAGCTTCAGCCAGTCGTCAGTAGACAGCATAGCCTTCTCCTATTCATTCATCGTCCACCAAAGCTAGCTAGCAGCAATCGCCTTGAAATTCGCTCATTTTTCCTAATATAGCGAATCGTAGTTTTTCTGCAAAGCGTAAATTCTAATATTCACAAATTTAACAGAAAACCGAACGGTGGCCTAACACGCGAAGTTTCAAAGCATAACTGCCTTTATTTTTTATCGGAAAAAAGAAGAATTTCATCGATCAAAATGTGCAAGTGTGTCGCGGGAAGCGTTGTCTGCTGGTAAGTAGAACGCTGCAAAATTATAGGTGTGTTCCAGTCGAATGTGGTGTTAGACTTTTATTAGAATCATCCGGATGAGATAAAAGACTATAGAAATGGCCGAAAACAGTCGATCATAATTGaacagaaaaatgaaatttaattGCACTTCAAAAGTGATTGGACtttgtttatgaaaaaaaatgttattctcAAAACATGAAGTAGCAAGAAAGTTTACATCCATTCTCGGATTACCGAATAAACAAACAAGCTTGTACTGAGCTACGATACACGATGCAAGATGTTTCATTTGATGCTTGATTCGATATAGACGCTTGCGTTTAATTGGCCGACGTTCTACACTGCCAGCCAAAAATGTGTCAATGACGCTTGAAATCCGTATCTGATTGCGACACGCAACCTTATCGTTGGTCAAACGTAATATATTCGTCCAGTGTCTCGTTATTGTTTTATACCAAAATATACGACATTACGGGCTAAACTAGGTCAATGCTAACTGGTCTTCTATAAAATATGTTAGAattctaaaaaatataaaaataatcgaaatcgATTTTTTGCTTCTAAGTTCTAATGACGCCATATGAGTTTTATCAAACTCGAACAATGGTTCCTTCTTGCTATCAGAAAACGTTAATCGCTGTAGGACCGATTCTAATTTACCCAGTACGGTGGAGTCGATTGTTGTTTAAAACCTCCACTCATAAATTAAGCAGTCGAATAATGCTATTCGCTACGGTAGAATTGTATTTGACAAATGGAAGTGGAAATAAAGCAAGAAGCGAAGCAATGATTTTTCAGCAAAATCAAGTCCAATTTACTTGACCAAGCAATAATACTAAAATCGTACGTGACTAGTTAGTTTTCgtggtttttattttattttactttattgtttttttttttgctgaatgaTTCATTCAGCAAGCAAACCCGTTTCGAACAATCttgttttttttggcaaatacatcACTACAGATGTTATCATCGGTCTGTACTGTAGTCAAAGGAAGGAAAAAATATTATACCACACCCTCGTACAGAAACATTAGCATCAGTCTGACTGGCGTCGAATGTCTCTCTTTATAGTTGAATCGATATTTGTTCTCCATGGGCATCATGCTTTCCAAGTCAGTAAACTATGACTCTGCGCAAAGTTTTCACAGCTCATATTTCTACATGCAATTTTCATTGACGATTATATTTCAAAACTGTTTCAATTAATTTATGGCTGAAGCATGTTTCTTTCGCAACTAAAGTGCTTTTTGTCAGGGTAAGCGgtaagaagaaagtaatgaaacttctacaattttcttTGTCTCTTGGAAAGACTTTCGTTATAAAATATTATTGAATAGTTCAACCTCATTAACAAGTCAACAAAAAAACATGAGGGGTAAATCTAGAGTAAATCAATCCACATACCTTGATTACTAGACTagattactaaatttaaaagcctttatttttaaagaattgtaCATTGCCGAACATTGCTATATGACGAACAAGATGCAAAACCAAGACAAAAGAAGGTTGAAAATTATTTCTTAGAGTTTTTGTtctgaaagacaaaaaaagaaattaaatttgttcTTAGTATGACTGAacttgtatttaaaaaaaagtatatTTACATTAACAacatggaacaaaattgtttgaACACCTGCGCCAAGACGAATTCGCATTTCGAAATACAACAATACTGACAGTTCCAACTGTTTACACTTTTCAGCTGCTGCCAGTGCGCAATGAGCGTCTTCATCTCGTTGTTGTTCGTAGGCATTCTGTTGGCGGCGGCCATTGCAGCCGGCATCTACTTTGGAGTGCTTAATGTGGATGACAAGGCTCCGGAACTGTCCGAGTTCGTGCACAAAACCGGCGACTCGATCAGGGACACTGTTAAGGACAAGCTCAACTAGACGGATAGAACGAACAACATCGTCGTCGTGCCACAGAGGAAATTTTGAATCTCTACCAACATATATAAGTGTATTCAGATCTGATTATACCTTTACATCACTATAATAAGCAAAGATGTCTTGCATTTACGCGTTTTTACTGCAGATAGAATTAATGTGTTTTAAGCTTGCAAATtccaaaatgaagaaaaaatattcCTCAATCAAACATCGCCCAACACAAAGTGCTTTAAAGTTTAATTCTATGTTGATATAGTACAACTGACCAATGATAAACGAAATAAGATACCGAAGAAACGAAACTAAATGCAAACCACGATTAACAATAGCAGCTAAAGCACAAAAAACTGTCTTTATAGCATGTTTAAGCCAACAAAAttccatttttaatttaaatcatTCGTGTAAATATATACTAATTTATTTTGCTTGATAACAATATTATTTTGTTTCAGGTTGTTGATTTTATCACATgtctttttcgctttttattgCCATTACTAAATTACAACCAGATGTTCTGAATTCAATCTTCCACGGAGGTGGTAGCATTGATAATATTCGACAGTGTAGTTTTGGGAAATTAATAAGTCATGATTGGTAATCAGCACTGTGCATAACTGATTCAAACCTGCCTGCAGGTTATCTATCGTAATTCACAATCTAATACACTGTATACTATAGAGCAGCTGTGCCTTAAGGATGGATCGTGAGCTCAAGCCCGCACAACATATTCGCTCTTGATCTTGCCAAATTATATTTAATATAATTACTTCAAAGGAAAAACCTTTCATCTTAGAGGCAATAATTTTTAGCTTATATTTATTTCCCTCCGTTTTGTAAAAAAGAAGATTTCCTCTCAGTGTTCGAAAGCATTGTTTCCATATAAGTTTTAGAGCTTGTTTCCATATAAGTTTGATCAAGTGACTTTTAATGATGTACTTAaatacttctaccagcagtgagccgaggtggctcttgccgtatcaagaattcccctGTACTCGGTCATTTGATGATGTGTTAAAATTATAATCAAATTACAAGATAACCCTTACTAACACACCAGAATTCCTGCTTGTAGAATCCTGAGGATTCTTATTACATTGAGGAGGCGATTCCCTTACCCAGTTAATCCTCGATAGAATTCCTTCAGAACATTCCAGTGCGAGGAATCCCTGTAGACTCTGTGTGAATCTCTTTGATTCGTCCGCGAACACAATTTGAGACAAGAAGTTGTTGATATATTCTTTTCATTAGCGTAATTAGCGCACATTTCTAGAAGGAAATTTTTCGACCTTTTTATTTCGTCAACAgagtaaaattaaattaaatgcaAACGAATACATGCAATCTTACTAAAGGGCAAGCAATCGGCTTGcaccaaaaattattttcgaatttttgtcAAGAATAACAAGTTAACTGCGGTTCTTTTTCTAAGGGGGATTAGATTTATGCTTGCGGGCCAACGCTTTAGGTACTAAAATATTCCGCAGCAACTTGGATTTTTTTCTCATACATTTTGTCTataaaaaatatgaacaaaCGTTTCATAAAACTTATATAAATATAAGTTTCAACAGACATTGTTAACAAAATAGCAACGGCCtaaattcttgatattattttgcattCTCTGAATACAGTTTTAAGTAAACTGATTTTCTGTGTTAAACTAATCAACATCGCGACTGTAGCAATTAGGGTTGAGTTTTAAAGCAAGGCAAACAAGTTGCTGTACGCAAATGATAGTCAATTTTATTCAAACTAACGTACCATTTCAAAGTTTTAGAAAATGACATTAGGCAGTTTGATGGAAATTCAAATCTTCAGACTAACAAACGACAAAGACAACGTCTTCATCTCTAAGTATATATCTTGTTTGAGGAAGTAAAAGCCACGGTATGgtgtatatttttatgaaataaaTCCAATATTAGCGATGAATACACACAACGCGTCGGTAACTAAATTACTAACTTGGCACCATTCTATTTCACTGAAAAATTCTTTATACCTATTCTAATTTAATAAGTTCGAAAACAGGGCTCAAAGTTCTCGGGCGATTTGCGCACATCCATCGATGGGTATGAGCCGTATGagcagtccgtaaactgtgtactgTATTCTTTCATGTATTCTTTCTCAATCAAACGTCAATCAGTTAT is part of the Sabethes cyaneus chromosome 2, idSabCyanKW18_F2, whole genome shotgun sequence genome and harbors:
- the LOC128734509 gene encoding peptide methionine sulfoxide reductase-like; translation: MVVTKNLGFTEKVAKLDRQPLHVVSTPFEKATFGMGCFWGCDSLFGATLGVLRTSVGYSGGTTGSPVYKNMGDHTEVIEIHYDPTQISYSALLDLFWNNHEYGLTTRIKRQYMSLILCHNEEQRRTAEASRTEEQIKRAPEQIITEIATAGIFYPAEDYHQKYRLQSHRELTKELGLNPELLQTSHVAARLNGYLIGVGGMDQFDSDAERLGLSEEQIQYVRDYVRDNEGGGIFC